The window CGCGGATCACAcatatcttgttaagttgaaccgtttctgttgttttcgctcatcgcaaacagttcatccgaatgAACTGTATGATGTCtaccgcacacacctttatctggacgaccgtttctattgtgttgcctaatcaaaagcagttcatccgagtgaattgtatgacgtatatcacacacaccttgatctgactTACCGTTTGTGTTGTTTTGGTCACCGCAAACAGTTtatatggatcaactgtatgccacgtatcgcacacacaACTCTAATCTGAATAGTGCTTGATGTCTCCACCGTCGCACACAGTTCGTCTTATTGGTGATGGTTTTATTATAACACCGTTCAGGGttcatgcatcacacacagtttggtCGAATGTTCTCTAATTAATGTGTCGTGTTAGCAGGTCGCTGCATCAGTACTCAGTGCCTCCCATTGTTTCTATAGCCAGCACATGTAGATGTGTTAGTTGGAATGGGCCAACCAGGTGTTAAGGGGGCTACTTCAGAAAGACTTTTCCTCGATCTTCTTCGGTTTCTATAGCAATTGGGGTTGAGTGAGTCCAATGGTAAAATGTACAAAACTTTGTGGAATATGAAAactaatcgattagtcgtgtctCCGGTCAAGGACAATTTGAGTAGCTAGACCATTATAgcttgttggatgatcttgacaaatGATACATCTTAATAAAATTTGAGTGAGAACCTCAATGATTGGAATTGGAGTGCCAAGTCAACCATATATATTAACTGTAGCAAGACTGCTATGAGGGAAAACAACTTTTTTGCAGTCTACTCTCTTTTTTGAGGCAAGACTGCTATGAGTGAGAACCTCAGTGTGGCTATTGCAGTCTGCTCTCTTTTCTGTTAGGTTCTGCATCTTAGTTGGGGTTGTGTGGCGGTAATGATGTCCTCAGTAGGAACTCCCATGGTTGATCCTCATCCTCATGGTGTGTCTAGCGTCGTCGGAGGGCGTGCAGAGGTGTGTCTCCGTCAAATCTCACAGAGATTCGGTTTGTGCTAGTCTTCAGTGGATCTATTTGGATCCGATCTACGTTCGTATTTGTTTGGGTGTTTATAGGTTTGATCCTTTTGATCCACGACCCCTTTTATCGGCGTTGGTTGCTGCTCTGGTGTGCTGATcccgtggggccttagcacaatgacttctcgattgTCTAGTACAACGAGTTTGCCAGTTTCgatgatggaggggcgatgacggcgacaCGCCTTCGACTCACTTCAATGCTTGTTGTTGTCGCTAGGTGATCCATGGACTTGGTTGTGATTTTTATTATCTCTATCGTTATTTGTACTGCTATGATGGAATataaatagattgaaagtttctaCTAGGAAAAGTTTGCAATATGTTAAAGTTAGGATCTGTGATGTATGGTATGGTTTATTGTTAATATTTTGTCTCGTAGTGTGTATATATACGGTAAGTACAAAGATATAAATCCTACCACGCTCAATAGTTACATCTCTTCAAGAAAAACTATTATACGTACAGAGAACACTGAAAATGTTTGTCTCCAACTAAAAAAAAATGTTTGTCTATGGAATGATACTTTCGGCTGGTGTGACCATTTGACAGAATACATTTCAGTTAGATCGCTATTTCACTGAAAAGAATTAGGTCACTATTTCTCTCTTAAAAAAAATTAAGTGTGAACTGAGCGTAGCTTGAATAAGTAGGTTCTTTGTGGTGGACTCAACTCAAGCAACCAACCTATAGGTTCAAGTCCGAAGCTTGATATCGGTAATTGCGTTTCTTTTTTTTTAATGATTTTTCAACGATGTTCATTTTGTGTGAGAAAGACGTTTTTGTTGACTACGAAGACGTTTGTGTTGACTTTGTCAATCTCAAAATATTATACCAGCTCAGTATActgaaggtgctcatagggctaGGTATGTGTGCGTTCATTCAatgattagagcatctccaaccgcgTCCCCAACAGACCCTTCCTAGACGTTTTTGCCGCGCAGACGTCGAAAAAACGTCCCAGTCGCTCCCCCAAAAGCCCGTTTTTCGCCGCCTCGGGCtgaaactggtgccggcggacccaggcagaacacggcgccctggggggcgcctggggcgccggcacaagcgaaaagggtGCGTGGGTCCACCCTGTCGGCGAGTCGAGCGCCTCTTCCCATCATTTCTTCCCGCTCCCCCCCCCCATTTTCTCATTTCCTCCCGCCAATCTCCCTCCCGCTCGCCTTCCAGCcggccgccatgccaccgaagaagtacgtcGTCCCCCGCACCGCGGCGATTGCGACCGCctccgtcgcccagccgaagcagaggaagctgagggcgccgccgtccaagccaCCGGGCATGACAAACGCCGATTGGAGGGTGAAAGTGCAGTGAAGGGAGGCCGTCACCGCCAACCGGCGGAACAGGGCCCTCGTCAAGAAGGCCCGTGACAACGCGACACGCGCGGCTGCGGTTGCCGCTGCCGCCGCTTCGGCGGACCAGGCCAAGGCCGAGGCGACTCGCGCGAGGATGATGAATCCATCCGGCAACCACGCGCAGTACGCGCCCTTGGGCCAGCAAGGCGTCGGGTCTCCGTCGCCGCAGCCATGGGGATCGTCTTCGCCAGGCTACGTCGACggggacgcgcacggtgggttcaacccaaacgtcacTTTCTCCCATGGACACccggcccagcgcacgccctcgcccgtctacgccggcgtgcagtaccctccatacaactactcgccgccggtGTACGCGTCCTCCCCGACGCCCCCTCCCCGCCGCTGcgcgctgcccttctcgcaccgacgaggcggtcaaggcgtggtacttggTGGAGTGTgccctcatcctgaaccagcttcCCTCGACGACGACGCCCAcgcccacgacgccgccgcccacgcacacgcacacgccgccgccgccgccaagcccgagcGATGATGCCGACGAGACTGCCCGCAGCACAGAAGCCACGCCGACGCCGGCAAGCAAAGAGACCCCgtcaagcccgcgcacgccgactccgccgacgccggaggccgacctcgCCGCCTGATGCGCGCTTCCGTCCTTTCTGTTTTTTGTACGCCGAACTTTTCATCCGATCGCCGACCTACTGGCCGCTTGATCGCCGGATTGTGGCGTCTATTTTGTGCGCGGGAATGGACTACGTTTGAATTTGCCGTGGCTGGGGACGGCGCCTGGGGGCGTGGCTGGGAGCTAGGCTGCCCCAGGGGTCAATCTAGCGTCGGTTCGCTcccaggccgctctttttcggcgccctggaggctgaatggctggagatgctcttatgtgcATCTATGTGAGCATCTGTATTTAAAATATAATTTTTGTCACTATTTTCGCAAGGATGACTTAAACGCCCTAGATCCAGGGCTGACAGCCCTCACCCGGTGCGACCCCTCCAGATCTCCAACTGGACCACCGCCCCTATGGCCGCCACCAGCTCgccgtcgacggcggcggcggcgatgtgggccttCGCCGCCGCTACTTGCGTCAAGCTTCTGCTCGTCCCCACCTACCGCTCCACCGATTTCGACGTCCACCGGTACTGGCTCGCCCTCACCCACGCCCTCCCCGCCCGGCAGTGGTACACCGATGCCTCCTCCCAGTGGACGCTCGACTACCCGCCCTTCTTCGCCTACTTCtcccgcctcctctctctccccgcgccCTTCGTCGACGCCTCCCTCGTCGCCATCCCTGTGCCTGCCGCGCCGTCCTCCTCGGTCTACATCCTCTACCTCCGCCTCACAGTCGCCTTCtcggacctcctcctcctcgcttcgGTCCTCCTCCTGGCGAGGGACGCTCGCCGGAGGCAGCGTCCGTTCCTCGCTCTCTTGCTCGTCCTGTGGTCACCGGCGCTGCTCATCGTGGACCACATTCACTTTCAGTACAACGGGTTCCTGATGGGGCTGCTGTTGCTTTCGCTGCATTTTCTAGAGCAGgggaaggatcttgccgggggagttgtGTTTGCAGCATTGCTGTGCTCGAAGCACCTGTTTCTCGTGGCTGCGCCGGTCTATTTCGTGTACTTGTTCCGGCATTATTGCTGTGGCCGGGGTCTAgcgaggggcctcgggaggctggtTCTCATGGGTGCTGGCGTGGTTGCTGTTTTTGCCATGGCATTTGCGCCCTTCGTGTACTATGGGCAGGTGAGTTGGTCCGTTAATTCAGTTTGGAGTTGGATGTTTCTTCATGATCATTTGGTCATTGTTGTCACAATCATAAGTTTCTAACACAAGTTAGAAATCAAGTTTAGGAGGCATTGTGAATTCATGAGAATGAGAAGTGTTCTAGAGTTAAATTCTAGCCAGTCAACATTGAATTTGGTAGAAATCTGTAAAGTTTCGAGTAATTACTGTGTTCGTGCTGGTTTGCAACAGAAAAAAAAATGGAACAGAAGCTGATAGACTTGTGCAAGTTTCTCGTAACTTTTGTTTCAGTTCTGGTAATTGCTAGGGCGTATAACTGAAGATGCTCTCATCTTGATCCACTTACAATCGCTGAACGAAATGATATCTCTGTAGTCAAGGCTATGCAATATCTCTTTGACTAGATTTTGCTGTATGTGGAACACATATATTGTCTATTCATTCTCCTAAACAAATATAGATTTCTCATGCACATAAGTATGTCCAGAACTCTGCACTCTTAGACACAATTATGTTGGCTAAAGTTCAACAACGTGAATTTAGTACAGGTATTTAACAAGAAATGTTTTCTGTCTGTATATTGCTAAGTTTAAGTTGCATAAAGGCATTTGCCCTAATGTGAGTTTGTCTATACCATTTTGTCATTTTCCATTTTATG is drawn from Triticum dicoccoides isolate Atlit2015 ecotype Zavitan chromosome 6B, WEW_v2.0, whole genome shotgun sequence and contains these coding sequences:
- the LOC119323427 gene encoding probable dolichyl pyrophosphate Glc1Man9GlcNAc2 alpha-1,3-glucosyltransferase; translation: MAATSSPSTAAAAMWAFAAATCVKLLLVPTYRSTDFDVHRYWLALTHALPARQWYTDASSQWTLDYPPFFAYFSRLLSLPAPFVDASLVAIPVPAAPSSSVYILYLRLTVAFSDLLLLASVLLLARDARRRQRPFLALLLVLWSPALLIVDHIHFQYNGFLMGLLLLSLHFLEQGKDLAGGVVFAALLCSKHLFLVAAPVYFVYLFRHYCCGRGLARGLGRLVLMGAGVVAVFAMAFAPFVYYGQMQQLLSRLFPFGRGLFHAYWAPNFWVFYIVLDKILAFLLRRLGFSIEIPEASFTRGLVGDSSPFSVLPKVTPITTFLLVILAMTPCLVKAFANPQSKHIIRWVAYACSCGFMFGWHVHEKASLHFTIPLALIAMDSLDDVRHYFLLSIGMFLPQFNLAQWLRSSDCCSDIVVSFTSFDAMSTTLAKCCLPASPQCEALEPS